In Anabas testudineus chromosome 12, fAnaTes1.2, whole genome shotgun sequence, the genomic stretch GCTTGGAGGGGAGTTTTGCCAAGCCCAGCACCTGCTGCTTATTGTGGACAAGTGAACAGGAGACACTGACTAAAAGCAAACACTgccatttccacacacacaggtgtgtatTTCAGAAAAGATGATGGTGTCCTAAGAGTCTGTATTTTCCTTCTTACAGTCTGTAGAAAGTCTGTAGTGGTATTTATGTCAGCCAGTGCTGGTCTATAAACATATACAAGCAAATGCATGAAGATAACTAATAGCTGCCCATGTTGTTTATGAGAGCAAACATTTTATTCCCCATTATTCTAAGATCAGTGGGGAAAAACATCATATTTAGATTAAAGTCACCAGTAAGTAAGCACAAACCAGTATGGAGAGGTACTTAAaatagtgtaaatgtgaatgactgtctgtctgcaggttcTTACTGCCATCCTGTTCAACCCATATGAAGACAAGTCAACCTTCAGTCTCTCACTTGTCCTGTGGAGTAGGAGAGGCTTTGGTTTTAGCCTGGGAGtgtcctctcttcttttctcttcccctttcctgcttttcctttcttcttctactcTGATTTGTACAAGTTTTCTCTGAATGGGCTAACAGATTGGACAGAAAGGAAGGTTTCTGCTTTTCGTCGGCTGGACTTTGGGTATCCTCTATCCCAATCTGCTAGATTACATTTTTTGATATTAACAAAAccaatttagttttttccctCATTGCAAAGATTTTTGTTCCTCtacagtttctttctttattttctgttctttggTGAGACGACTTCCTGTCACCAGAGTAACAAAGAAAGAATATTTATAGCATTTGCCCATAAGTTATGCAGATGAGCtagtgtattttttttcatatagtaatatttttcactttttggtTAAACAGTCAGGAACCTTTTACCTTAATTCTTTTGGAGGTCTTCTTGttagtctgtttttttctggcACAGTTCTTTCctgatctctttttttttatattaacaaacCTTTGTGGGCTAAAAATGAACCGACCGGCTCCAGTAGAGATCTCTTATGACTGTCTGAGATTCCTCATAACACACAATCCCACCAATGCACAACTGGGAAAGTTTATAGaggtacagttttttttttcatctatttaatttattttatagacaGAGCAAGAGCAACACATTTAGATTGAATTGTTGTCTTTTGATGTGTAGGAGCTGAAAGCATATGGAGTTAACACACTGGTGCGAGTGTGTGCTGCTACATATGACAAGACACCAGTAGAACAAGAAGGCATACAAGTTCTGGTAAGTAATGCACATCCATACCAGTCtgtcactgacatgttttttttttttaggagaaAGTAATGAAAAGTCCAATCTGTGAAACActcaaacaacattttaactGACAGCATCTGTTATTAGGTActgatatatatgtatatagtcATTGTAGTAAGAATATCTTGAATAACATCAGATAAATGGAAAAAATCCATTGTTCATTGCATTTCTCATAAAAACTAGCAGTGGGAGGTACAGCAGGTTATCAGCTTATTTGTCAAGGTTACTGGCACAGGTTTAAACCTGAAAGTGGAAATACTACAGACTGCTCTAAACCATTCTTAGTCCACAAAGTGCTTTTACCACTAATTGTTTTAAGTATAAAAACTTCTTGCAAAGGTACTCTGGGACTTTAAGTCCGTTTAGACGACAGCTAGAAAACAATGAAGGTTGATGTTTGCATTAAAAAggcaagaataaataaataaaaagatgagatTAAATATAGGCACCCCCCTCCCCCTTCCAGGATTGGCCATTTGATGATGGTTCAGCCCCTCCAGACCAGGTGGTTGATGATTGGTTGAACCTCCTGCAGACAAAGTTTAGAGATGAGCCTGGCAGCTGTGTGGCTGTGCACTGTGTTGCTGGACTAGGACGGTCAGtatacacaacaaaacagaatttAGCACCATGTTTTGCTCTAGTTTCTTTCACGTGTTTTTAGCACATAATCTGTTTTTAAACCTGCCATTTTATTGACccatataatacatatttagtTGCACAGTAATAAACTCTGCAATAACA encodes the following:
- the LOC113159740 gene encoding protein tyrosine phosphatase type IVA 2-like; the protein is MNRPAPVEISYDCLRFLITHNPTNAQLGKFIEELKAYGVNTLVRVCAATYDKTPVEQEGIQVLDWPFDDGSAPPDQVVDDWLNLLQTKFRDEPGSCVAVHCVAGLGRAPVLVALALIECGMEYEDAVHFIRLKRRGAFNSKQLLYLENYKPKLCLRSKDANGQSCCIQ